A single Runella rosea DNA region contains:
- a CDS encoding DsrE family protein, with product MKSVLFIFAFTGILFANQAIGQTSEKEHRIVFHLASADTLVHKALVKQLGNVLDYWKTAKIEVVVHNAGVGFMKKDEAILSKEIELLKERGIIFAVCENTLKQRKIAKNQILPASIFVPVGLAEIVLRQEEGWSYIKAGF from the coding sequence ATGAAATCAGTCCTTTTTATTTTTGCCTTCACGGGTATTTTGTTTGCCAATCAGGCCATTGGACAAACGTCGGAGAAAGAACATCGAATCGTATTTCACTTGGCCTCCGCTGATACCCTTGTGCATAAAGCTCTGGTTAAACAACTGGGTAACGTCTTGGATTATTGGAAAACCGCCAAAATAGAAGTTGTTGTTCACAATGCTGGGGTAGGTTTTATGAAAAAAGATGAAGCTATCCTGAGCAAAGAAATTGAACTTCTAAAAGAACGAGGAATCATTTTTGCCGTGTGTGAAAATACCCTTAAACAACGAAAAATAGCCAAAAACCAGATTTTACCAGCGTCCATTTTTGTCCCCGTCGGGCTGGCAGAAATTGTACTCAGGCAAGAGGAAGGTTGGTCATACATCAAAGCAGGATTTTAA
- a CDS encoding c-type cytochrome, with the protein MESNNLIETLLRSLKILLILLLTSAGLMFFLGYILVVGDSNNDEPIVEIANYVKPDSNFVGLWPGPADWQKSKFNAEQQNLINYGKELIAHTADYLGPKGSVKPISNGMNCQNCHLQAGAQPWGNNYFAVQATYPKFRERSGTSENQVKRVSDCFERSLNGKAPDSTSREMKAILAYIEWLGTGVSKNKAPKGSGIYKLKGLKRATDPVLGKVVYEQKCQSCHQAKGEGVLAADGKSYTFPPLWGPNSYNIGAGLYRISNFAGYVKYNMPFGVTYKNAQLTDEEAWDVAAYVNSMPRPTKDLSKDWPNINGKPFDHPFGPYSDPFTEAQHKYGPYKPIKDWKEKHKANKSQKPSLASL; encoded by the coding sequence ATGGAGTCCAACAACCTCATAGAAACGTTATTACGCTCACTCAAAATTCTGTTAATCTTACTGCTGACATCTGCTGGTTTAATGTTCTTTTTAGGATATATTCTGGTTGTTGGGGATTCAAACAATGACGAACCCATTGTTGAAATAGCCAACTATGTAAAACCCGATTCAAACTTTGTGGGTCTTTGGCCCGGCCCCGCCGATTGGCAAAAGTCTAAATTCAACGCAGAACAACAAAATTTAATCAATTACGGCAAAGAGCTCATTGCCCATACTGCTGATTATCTGGGCCCTAAAGGGAGTGTAAAGCCAATTTCTAACGGCATGAATTGCCAAAACTGCCATTTGCAAGCAGGCGCTCAGCCTTGGGGAAACAACTATTTTGCCGTACAAGCTACCTATCCCAAATTTCGCGAACGTTCGGGAACCAGCGAAAATCAAGTAAAACGCGTCAGCGATTGCTTTGAGCGCAGCCTCAACGGAAAAGCCCCCGACTCAACAAGCCGCGAAATGAAGGCCATTTTGGCCTACATCGAATGGTTGGGCACGGGAGTTTCAAAAAATAAAGCGCCCAAAGGCTCAGGAATTTATAAGCTGAAAGGGCTCAAAAGAGCCACCGACCCCGTTTTGGGAAAAGTAGTGTATGAACAAAAATGCCAAAGTTGCCATCAGGCAAAAGGCGAAGGTGTGTTGGCCGCCGACGGTAAAAGCTATACATTTCCGCCGCTTTGGGGGCCCAACAGCTACAATATCGGCGCGGGTTTGTACCGCATCTCCAACTTTGCGGGCTATGTAAAATACAACATGCCTTTTGGAGTCACCTACAAAAATGCCCAGCTCACGGACGAAGAAGCTTGGGACGTAGCCGCGTATGTTAATTCCATGCCACGACCTACCAAAGACCTAAGCAAGGATTGGCCCAACATCAACGGCAAACCCTTCGATCATCCATTTGGGCCCTACTCCGACCCGTTTACGGAAGCCCAGCATAAATATGGTCCTTACAAGCCCATCAAGGATTGGAAAGAGAAACACAAAGCCAATAAATCCCAAAAACCTAGCCTCGCCTCCCTATGA
- a CDS encoding MBL fold metallo-hydrolase — MKVEQIYTGCLAEAAYYIESNGEAAVIDPLRDTKAYVERAKKEGVDIKYVFETHFHADFVSGHIDLSNATGATIVFGPTAKPAYTAYVAKDGEEFQLGNVKIKAIHTPGHTMESTCFLLIDENGKETAIFTGDTLFIGDVGRPDLAQHVISDLTEEKLAGHLYDSLRTKIIPLANDIIVYPGHGAGSACGKKMSKETTDTLGNQKLFNYALNLNLTKEQFIKEILTGLVPPPAYFPQNVLMNIQGYESLEDVMQRGSQALTPAAFEAAANETEALILDVREAQTFAKGFIPNAINIGLDGQFASWVGTLIPDLKQPILLVTEAGKEEETITRLARVGYDKCVGYLQGGMAAWQAAGLELDSVTSISAQTFSDLFTENPSLTVFDVRKKSEYDAEHMVGVENLPLDFLNDHMAQIPSDKTCYIHCAGGYRSMIAISILKARGFDNLVDVAGGFAALKNAGKLPLTEYVCPSTLL, encoded by the coding sequence ATGAAAGTAGAACAAATTTACACGGGTTGTTTAGCCGAAGCCGCCTATTATATTGAATCAAACGGCGAAGCCGCCGTCATCGATCCCCTTCGTGATACCAAAGCCTATGTAGAGCGCGCCAAAAAAGAAGGCGTTGACATAAAATACGTGTTCGAAACCCACTTCCACGCCGATTTTGTCTCGGGACACATTGATTTATCCAACGCTACGGGCGCCACCATTGTTTTTGGACCCACCGCCAAGCCCGCATACACAGCCTACGTTGCCAAAGACGGGGAAGAATTTCAGTTGGGCAATGTAAAAATCAAGGCCATTCATACGCCCGGCCATACGATGGAATCAACCTGTTTTTTATTGATTGATGAAAACGGCAAAGAAACGGCCATTTTCACGGGCGACACCCTGTTTATCGGGGATGTAGGCCGCCCCGATTTGGCACAGCACGTCATCAGCGATTTGACGGAAGAAAAACTGGCGGGGCATCTTTACGATTCTCTCCGCACCAAAATCATTCCGTTGGCCAACGACATTATCGTCTATCCGGGCCACGGTGCTGGCAGCGCTTGCGGCAAAAAAATGAGCAAAGAAACCACCGACACCCTCGGCAACCAAAAGTTGTTCAACTATGCACTCAATTTGAATCTGACCAAAGAACAATTCATAAAAGAGATTTTAACGGGGCTGGTTCCTCCCCCTGCCTATTTTCCCCAAAATGTATTGATGAACATTCAAGGCTACGAAAGCCTCGAAGATGTCATGCAGCGCGGAAGTCAGGCGCTGACACCCGCCGCGTTTGAAGCCGCCGCCAACGAAACCGAAGCCTTGATTTTGGACGTTCGCGAAGCCCAAACTTTTGCCAAAGGATTTATACCAAATGCCATCAATATCGGCCTAGACGGGCAGTTTGCTTCGTGGGTAGGTACGCTTATTCCCGATTTAAAACAACCGATTTTGTTGGTGACCGAAGCGGGCAAAGAAGAAGAAACCATCACGCGTTTGGCACGTGTAGGCTACGACAAATGCGTGGGATACTTGCAGGGCGGCATGGCCGCTTGGCAAGCGGCAGGTCTTGAGTTGGACAGCGTCACCTCTATTTCTGCCCAAACGTTTTCGGATTTATTTACCGAAAATCCATCGCTGACGGTGTTTGATGTGCGTAAAAAGAGCGAATACGACGCCGAGCACATGGTGGGCGTTGAAAATTTGCCACTTGATTTTCTGAATGACCACATGGCCCAAATTCCATCCGACAAGACCTGTTATATTCATTGTGCGGGTGGGTATCGCTCTATGATTGCCATTTCAATTTTGAAAGCTCGGGGCTTTGACAATTTGGTGGATGTAGCGGGTGGTTTTGCGGCCCTCAAAAACGCGGGAAAACTACCATTGACCGAATACGTTTGCCCTTCTACTTTATTGTAA
- a CDS encoding MBL fold metallo-hydrolase, which yields MFFQHIYDKTLAQASYLIGCQRTGESMVIDPKRDVDTYLEIAKQNGLRITHITETHIHADFLSGARELAAITGAKMFLSDEGGEGWEYEFDHIGLKNGSVIKVGNLTFEVIHTPGHTPESISFLLTDKPASAKPVMLFTGDFVFVGDIGRPDLLEKAAGMKGTQDAGALQMYHSIQKFAALPDYLQVWPGHGAGSACGKALGAVPSSTVGYEKIRNWAFQHDDDQKGFVDYLLADQPEPPKYFAMMKKLNKVERPLLTQVPTQTKLSGDAVKAAMEKGIKLIDTRNKVDFAKGFIPGSINIQGNNAFATWMGWFVNYEEPFMLVANDGQIEDLTRKLMRIGLDNVLGYIDDVNALEIPLQKSEIIEIDEFKSYLDREDTQVIDLRGVSEYNTEHIEGVENIFIGTILSNLDKISRDKQVVIHCQGGDRAAIGYSLLVKNGFKNVKNYSAGMNEWVSKGNLTATELVEAAAC from the coding sequence ATGTTCTTTCAACATATTTATGACAAAACCCTAGCCCAAGCAAGTTACCTTATCGGTTGCCAAAGAACGGGTGAGTCCATGGTCATTGACCCCAAAAGAGATGTAGATACGTACCTTGAAATTGCCAAACAAAATGGTTTGCGCATCACCCATATCACCGAGACTCACATTCACGCCGATTTTCTTTCGGGAGCCCGCGAATTGGCCGCCATTACGGGCGCTAAAATGTTCCTCTCCGATGAAGGTGGCGAAGGTTGGGAATACGAGTTTGACCACATTGGTCTGAAAAACGGGAGTGTCATCAAGGTTGGAAACCTTACATTTGAAGTTATTCACACCCCTGGCCACACCCCAGAAAGTATCAGTTTCTTATTGACCGACAAACCCGCAAGTGCCAAACCAGTGATGCTGTTTACGGGCGATTTCGTTTTCGTGGGTGACATCGGTCGTCCAGATTTATTGGAAAAAGCCGCAGGCATGAAAGGAACACAAGATGCTGGTGCGCTTCAAATGTATCATTCTATTCAAAAATTTGCCGCTCTACCCGATTATTTGCAGGTTTGGCCAGGCCACGGAGCGGGTTCGGCCTGCGGAAAAGCACTTGGCGCGGTTCCTAGCTCAACGGTGGGTTACGAAAAAATTCGAAATTGGGCGTTTCAGCACGACGATGACCAAAAAGGATTTGTAGACTACCTGCTCGCTGACCAACCTGAGCCGCCCAAGTACTTTGCCATGATGAAAAAACTCAACAAAGTCGAGCGTCCGTTGCTTACGCAAGTACCAACACAAACAAAACTCTCTGGTGATGCGGTAAAAGCCGCCATGGAAAAAGGCATCAAACTGATTGATACCCGAAATAAAGTTGATTTTGCCAAAGGTTTTATTCCTGGAAGCATCAACATTCAGGGAAACAACGCCTTTGCCACGTGGATGGGCTGGTTTGTGAATTACGAAGAGCCGTTTATGCTGGTGGCCAACGACGGCCAAATCGAAGACCTCACCCGCAAACTGATGCGCATTGGCTTAGACAACGTGCTTGGGTACATTGACGACGTAAACGCCCTTGAAATACCGCTCCAAAAAAGCGAAATCATTGAAATCGACGAATTCAAATCCTACCTTGACCGAGAAGATACGCAAGTAATCGACCTGCGCGGAGTGTCGGAATACAATACCGAACACATCGAAGGAGTCGAGAATATTTTTATCGGAACGATTCTCTCCAATTTGGATAAAATCAGTAGAGATAAGCAAGTGGTCATCCATTGTCAGGGCGGAGACCGGGCCGCCATTGGGTATTCACTTTTGGTCAAAAACGGATTCAAAAACGTAAAAAACTATTCGGCAGGCATGAACGAATGGGTCTCGAAAGGAAATCTGACCGCAACCGAATTGGTCGAAGCTGCCGCTTGTTAA
- a CDS encoding sulfite exporter TauE/SafE family protein — protein MSSIEIFGFSASIFIGISLGLIGGGGSILTLPVLVYLLGINPVLSTAYSLFVVGTTSLVGSVNYMRKELVNYRAALVFAIPSFITVFLTRKYLVPAIPDSLFSVGGFEVTKNIGIMIFFAIVMLAASYSMIKEKKKHKNEEAGELKFNYPVIGLEGAVVGALTGLVGAGGGFLIIPALVVLAHLPMKMAVGTSLLIIAAKSLIGFIGDVSNLPVDWPFLLEFTGFSVVGIFVGSYLSKFVPSEKLKRAFGWFVLVMGIGIISKEIFFK, from the coding sequence ATGAGCTCAATTGAAATTTTTGGTTTTTCTGCCTCCATTTTTATCGGAATAAGTCTCGGGCTTATCGGTGGCGGCGGCAGCATTCTTACTTTACCCGTTTTGGTTTATTTATTGGGCATCAACCCTGTTCTCTCAACAGCGTACTCCCTTTTCGTGGTCGGTACTACATCCTTGGTTGGCTCCGTCAATTATATGCGCAAAGAATTGGTCAATTATCGCGCCGCGCTGGTTTTCGCCATTCCTTCTTTTATCACTGTTTTTCTAACCCGTAAATACCTTGTTCCTGCCATTCCTGATTCATTATTTTCGGTAGGAGGATTTGAGGTCACCAAAAATATCGGCATCATGATATTTTTTGCCATTGTGATGTTGGCCGCTTCGTATTCAATGATTAAGGAGAAGAAAAAGCATAAAAACGAAGAAGCTGGTGAATTGAAATTCAACTACCCTGTCATCGGACTTGAAGGAGCAGTCGTGGGGGCATTAACGGGCCTCGTGGGGGCTGGAGGTGGCTTTTTAATCATTCCCGCGTTGGTAGTTTTAGCGCATTTACCCATGAAAATGGCCGTAGGAACTTCCCTCCTTATCATTGCGGCAAAATCACTCATCGGGTTCATCGGCGACGTATCCAATCTCCCCGTCGATTGGCCATTTCTACTTGAATTTACCGGATTCTCCGTCGTCGGCATCTTTGTAGGGTCTTACCTCTCAAAGTTCGTCCCGAGCGAGAAGCTTAAAAGAGCGTTTGGCTGGTTTGTACTCGTGATGGGCATCGGGATTATTTCAAAAGAAATTTTCTTTAAATAA
- a CDS encoding YihY/virulence factor BrkB family protein: MTRKITLKGLWEVLLNSFNGFLDDNVTKLGGSLAYFTVFSVGPLLVVIISFCGIFLGREAIEGQIYAQLDSFLGKDTAIELQEIIKKAAISGKSTTAAAIGVATLLVGATGIFAEIQDSINKIWGIKAKPKKGWLKIIQNRFLSFSVIVSLGFLLVVSLAVTTILDEFNNRLQAAFPEVTIVAFYILNQALTFIVISLLFAVIFRVLPDAKIKWHDVLAGSMLTALLFMLGKFGISFYISKTNIGSMYGAAGSMAILLVWIYYSSLILYFGAEFTKAYAMKFGSAIYPNAYAITVKEVEIENGKDSIQTNEKKKKDLIDKA, translated from the coding sequence ATGACGCGAAAAATCACGCTTAAAGGATTGTGGGAAGTCTTGCTAAATTCATTCAATGGGTTTTTAGACGACAATGTGACGAAACTCGGCGGCTCGCTGGCGTATTTTACGGTATTTTCGGTAGGGCCATTGTTGGTGGTTATCATTTCTTTTTGCGGTATTTTTTTGGGACGCGAAGCCATCGAAGGGCAAATTTATGCGCAGTTAGACAGTTTTCTGGGCAAAGATACGGCCATAGAATTACAGGAAATCATCAAGAAGGCTGCCATAAGCGGTAAAAGTACCACCGCTGCCGCCATCGGTGTGGCCACGTTGTTGGTAGGAGCCACGGGTATCTTTGCCGAAATTCAGGACTCCATCAATAAAATATGGGGTATCAAAGCCAAGCCCAAAAAAGGATGGTTGAAAATCATCCAAAATCGTTTTTTATCCTTTTCGGTCATTGTAAGTCTTGGTTTTTTGCTGGTGGTATCATTAGCCGTTACGACCATCTTAGACGAATTTAACAATCGGTTGCAGGCCGCCTTTCCTGAAGTCACTATTGTGGCATTTTACATTCTAAATCAGGCACTTACGTTTATCGTTATCAGCTTACTATTTGCAGTTATTTTTAGGGTTTTGCCCGATGCCAAAATCAAATGGCACGATGTATTGGCGGGTTCAATGCTCACCGCCCTTTTATTTATGCTCGGCAAGTTTGGTATTTCCTTCTACATCAGCAAAACCAACATCGGCAGCATGTACGGCGCCGCTGGCTCCATGGCTATTTTGTTGGTTTGGATCTATTATTCTTCTTTGATTCTGTATTTTGGGGCCGAGTTTACGAAGGCCTACGCCATGAAATTTGGCTCGGCCATTTATCCCAATGCGTACGCCATCACCGTCAAAGAAGTAGAAATTGAAAACGGAAAAGATTCCATTCAAACCAACGAAAAAAAAAAGAAGGACCTCATTGATAAGGCCTAA
- a CDS encoding SDR family NAD(P)-dependent oxidoreductase, translating to MNNSTLIYALITRATGKIGESFARILAREGYSLVLVDTKSDLLQKACSTIQQEFPSTHTVCINKDLTPESASYELYKEIKNQNLTIELLINNEEIENLEQNPSLKHTNSFYGKDGIPTTNTFLKHPLTILFLKEMMAQNKGKIMHFISTINRARNIRFSTHNFDKPLIFSLIEVFQNTIQESLIELNILNSQKYSLSYTSLDDLDLRHN from the coding sequence ATGAATAACTCCACGTTAATATATGCACTCATCACCCGGGCTACGGGTAAAATTGGAGAATCTTTTGCGCGCATTCTGGCACGAGAAGGATACAGTTTGGTATTGGTAGATACCAAATCAGATTTATTACAAAAAGCTTGTAGCACTATCCAACAGGAATTTCCTTCTACCCACACAGTCTGCATCAACAAAGATTTAACCCCCGAATCTGCCTCATACGAGCTTTATAAAGAGATAAAAAATCAAAACCTGACCATTGAACTATTAATCAATAACGAAGAAATCGAAAACCTAGAACAAAATCCTTCATTAAAACATACCAATAGTTTCTACGGAAAGGATGGCATCCCTACCACCAATACTTTTTTAAAGCACCCCTTAACCATTCTATTTCTGAAAGAAATGATGGCACAAAATAAAGGGAAAATAATGCACTTTATCTCGACAATAAACCGCGCCCGCAACATCCGGTTTTCGACACATAACTTCGATAAACCACTTATTTTTTCGCTCATTGAGGTATTTCAAAATACCATCCAAGAAAGTCTCATTGAGCTAAATATCCTGAATTCGCAAAAGTATTCCCTGTCTTATACGTCGTTGGATGATTTGGATTTAAGACATAATTAG
- the glgP gene encoding alpha-glucan family phosphorylase has protein sequence MSTYSLAGFADDFNGFTAEYSKRVAYFSMEFAIHQPLKTYSGGLGFLAGSHLRGAYALKQNLIGVGILWKYGYYDQIRKADQTMDVLFMEKHYGFLVKLNVTVQVLINNAPVWVGAYYLPPSVFGTAPLFLLTTDLPQNDYLAQTITHRLYDPNPETRIAAYTVLGIGGAKLLDALNLTPDIYHLNESHPLPLAFYLYSKFNSIEAVKERVVFTTHTPEEAGNPHSDIRLLDRMGFFYYLPLDKVRSMTGVEGDSFNHALGALRLARLSNAVSAMHEKISNAMWKHTPDISPIIHITNAQSQVYWADNTYMEAAKTGNDEFLRNKKADWKKELFEVVADQTGEMYDPNILTIVWARRLTGYKRADLLLNDMERFERLISNTRYPIQLIWAGKPYPYDYVGISQFDRLVHLSKRYVNCSVLVGYELSLSKMLKRGGDVWLNTPRITHEASGTSGMTAIMNGALLCSTNDGWVPEFAINGQNAFILPEADVNSPTHEQDDFDAKNLFDYLENKILPLYYETPDAWWTIVKAGINEINPRFDALRLATEYYERLYKS, from the coding sequence ATGAGTACATATTCATTAGCAGGTTTCGCCGACGATTTCAATGGATTTACGGCCGAGTATTCCAAGCGCGTGGCGTATTTCTCGATGGAATTTGCCATTCATCAACCCTTAAAAACGTACTCAGGAGGGTTGGGCTTTTTGGCGGGCTCGCACCTACGGGGGGCCTATGCGCTTAAGCAAAACCTCATTGGAGTTGGTATTTTATGGAAGTATGGCTACTATGACCAAATCAGAAAAGCTGACCAGACCATGGATGTTTTGTTTATGGAAAAACATTATGGTTTTCTCGTAAAACTAAACGTTACGGTGCAGGTGCTGATTAACAATGCACCCGTGTGGGTAGGGGCGTACTATTTGCCCCCTTCGGTTTTTGGCACTGCGCCCCTTTTTCTGTTGACCACGGATTTGCCACAAAATGATTATTTGGCCCAAACCATTACGCACCGGCTTTATGACCCGAATCCCGAAACCCGCATTGCGGCTTATACGGTGCTGGGTATTGGGGGGGCAAAGTTGCTGGATGCCCTCAATTTAACCCCAGACATATATCATTTGAATGAAAGCCACCCATTGCCATTGGCTTTTTATTTGTATTCAAAATTCAACAGCATTGAAGCGGTCAAAGAGCGCGTTGTGTTTACAACGCACACCCCCGAAGAGGCAGGTAATCCGCATTCGGATATTCGTTTACTTGACCGCATGGGCTTTTTTTATTATCTGCCTTTAGACAAAGTAAGGAGTATGACGGGGGTAGAAGGAGACTCTTTCAATCATGCACTGGGAGCTTTGCGACTGGCTCGACTCAGTAACGCCGTTTCTGCGATGCACGAAAAAATAAGTAACGCCATGTGGAAACATACGCCTGACATCAGTCCTATTATTCACATTACAAATGCCCAAAGCCAAGTTTATTGGGCGGATAATACCTACATGGAAGCGGCAAAAACGGGCAATGATGAATTTTTAAGAAATAAAAAGGCTGATTGGAAAAAGGAATTGTTTGAAGTAGTAGCCGACCAAACGGGCGAGATGTATGACCCAAATATCCTGACGATTGTTTGGGCAAGGCGGCTGACTGGGTATAAACGAGCCGATTTATTGCTCAATGATATGGAGCGCTTCGAGCGTTTGATTTCCAATACCCGCTATCCTATCCAACTGATTTGGGCGGGTAAACCTTACCCCTACGATTATGTAGGCATTAGCCAATTTGACCGACTTGTGCATTTGTCAAAGCGCTACGTGAATTGTTCGGTGTTGGTAGGCTACGAACTTTCGTTGTCGAAAATGCTAAAAAGGGGAGGAGACGTGTGGCTTAATACGCCGCGTATCACCCACGAAGCTTCAGGAACCAGCGGCATGACAGCCATTATGAACGGCGCGTTGTTGTGTTCAACAAATGATGGCTGGGTACCTGAATTTGCCATAAACGGCCAGAATGCTTTTATCTTACCCGAGGCCGATGTAAACAGCCCGACCCACGAGCAGGACGATTTTGATGCAAAAAACCTGTTTGATTACCTTGAAAACAAGATTTTGCCGCTTTATTACGAAACGCCCGATGCTTGGTGGACGATTGTAAAAGCTGGAATAAATGAAATAAACCCGCGTTTTGATGCACTTCGGTTGGCGACGGAGTACTACGAACGGCTTTATAAATCCTAA
- a CDS encoding pyridoxamine 5'-phosphate oxidase family protein has translation MLTELSTEIIDHMLHNQYFGRIGCSAENRTLIEPVMFFYDGLYIYGITRAGTKIDMVRKNPNVAFEIDEMISPGVWHSVLIEGEFEELHDELRDSALYLLKNRKVPVFANEKPGTLTQNPTETEKTVQPIVYRIHIKSKAGRSLRL, from the coding sequence ATGCTGACTGAACTTTCAACGGAAATTATAGACCACATGCTGCACAATCAATATTTCGGGCGAATTGGGTGCTCGGCAGAAAACAGAACATTGATTGAACCAGTCATGTTTTTTTACGATGGGCTTTACATTTACGGCATTACACGGGCAGGAACCAAAATTGATATGGTAAGAAAAAACCCGAATGTAGCTTTCGAAATTGATGAAATGATCAGCCCGGGTGTTTGGCATAGTGTGTTGATTGAAGGAGAATTTGAGGAATTACACGATGAACTGCGCGACTCTGCCCTGTATCTACTCAAAAACCGAAAAGTGCCTGTATTTGCCAACGAAAAACCTGGAACCTTAACTCAAAATCCAACGGAAACTGAGAAAACGGTGCAGCCTATCGTGTACCGAATTCATATTAAATCAAAAGCAGGCCGTAGTCTTAGGCTTTAG